The sequence below is a genomic window from Paucidesulfovibrio longus DSM 6739.
TTGCGGAAGGCGTCCAGAATCCCGGCAAGGCTGGCGCTGATCAGGGCATAGAGTTCTTCGCTCGGATACTCATCCAGTTGGCGGGTGTCCTGGAGATACCCCACCTGCCGGACGATGTTCACGCAGTAGTCCGCGATGCGCTCCAGATTGACGCACATGACCTGCATGGACCGAATTTTGTTCACCTGGCGCGAGTCGAGCTGCTTGTCGGAATGAATCCGGGAGTAGCACTTGTTTTCGATGATGGTCTTGAGATTGTCGACATAGTCGTCACGGGAGACGATGCGATTGTAGAGCTGCCTCCCCGGAGCCGATACAAAGTCCGCGGTGGCGCGCACCTGCTTCTCCACTTCCAGAACGATGAACCTGAAATTCTCGTCCAGTCCTTCAAAGGCGATCATGGCTTAGGATTCGACCTTGATGTCTTTGACGGACGGACCGCTGTCCAGGCCGTATTCCTTCCAGCCCACCTTGATGCTGATCTTGCTCTCGCCGCCCTTTTTCTTGGCTTTGACCTCGAAGTTCAAAAGTCCGCAGGGGGTC
It includes:
- a CDS encoding amphi-Trp domain-containing protein is translated as MASDKKFMFESIQDNNSIRNFLDALVDGFEKGRIVLSTDADEIVMTPCGLLNFEVKAKKKGGESKISIKVGWKEYGLDSGPSVKDIKVES